TCTTCGACAGTGCCATTGATCAATTAATGCGTTCGTCTGCAAGAAGTGCGCGAACCATGATTTTATTGCGCAACTTACcaaatcaaagttgtttttcGAAATTTCGTACCGTACCTCAAAAGCTCTTTGAGATTTTTTCAACATGCATATATGTAATGCTGATGCACTTAACTCTTTGACAGATTCAGTACAGATGACAAGTTGTTTCTTTGGGTTTCGCTAGGATGATTTTCTAGAAGGAAAATTAAAGCTTTGGTGGTATTACTTTCCTTGAAAGTAGCGAATGTGGGTAGGtctatgatattttttgttttatcttaaaGGATCCCAATGCTTCTTTGTCCATTATCAAAAGGCCCAATTACATTGTAAAAGATGGATGGCGgaagaaagaaatatatataaatgtacccGTTTTTTTCTGTACTCTGACTCCTTTAGTACAGTGTATATATCTTCGACACTTTGGATTTGAGCAAAGACATATGTCTTTGGCAAACACTTCATCTTGATTATCACAATGTTAAAGAATGCGGAAAGaatacattcattttttccGTTATGACATAATATATtgagataaattattttttaattaaattaaaaaaatgaatttgaaaaaaaatgttttaaaaagaaaaacgtaACGTAAGTTAACATGTTATAACTGGTTATCAAATGAGCTGACAGATaaacgttttaaatttttgcGCTAAATCACAGAGAAAACTAACATGATATATCAGTTAAAAGACGATCTACAACCCAGTTGTAACTAAAGCATAAACTGTTGATAAAACAGTTTTACAAGGTCTGTTCTCTCTCCACCTTTCTGATTGCAGGAATTTGTTACTCCACGCTTGCTAAATACTCTAAAAACTTATCAAAGATCTTTGTACAGATAAGGACTGGTTATGACGTCTCCGAAGAATAAATCAGAAAAGATATACCTAGGATATTCCAGTCTCAGATAATGAACCAATCAGGCTGTTAATTATTGCTGCTGGCTTCCAGACgctgaataaatttaattatgttGTAGCAAGCGTGTGAGCGAATCAGAATATCGGTGATAGTAAAAAGGTAAAGTCTGAAAGGACTCTGTTTTTTTCCCATGTCCACCTCTTGTCTATGCGAGGGATCGAATCTGATATCTAATTATTTGTATTGCAGCCTCAGTTGATCATGGTGCCTTTAAGGATGTGAAGAGCGGGAGCAACTAAAGAATACAGGGATCCGGaggaataaaatttaaatcagaAGTCCGATTCTAATGGAAACTACAATGGATGATGATTTGAAAAATTTCCCGTACGAAAAGTTCCCATACGGCGGTGTCATAAAAGAGGTTCCAGTATGGGAAATGGTGGTGAAATCTGTAATTTATGGAATTATCACAATTTCATCGTTATTTGGGAATGTTTTGATAATTGTCATTGTgatgaaaaacaaaaccatGAAGACGGTTACTAATTACTACATAGTGAATTTAGCGGTGGCGGATCTAATGGTCACACTGACCTGTACGTGGGTCACGCTAGTGGATAACCTGACCGAGGGATGGATCTTAGGGGCGTTCTTCTGTAAGCTGAATACATTCACAAAAGGTAATTTTACTCATGTAGATATAccctttgggttttttttttatcgagcAAACAGCAATGCAGAATATTTCGATAATGACTACAGAATTAACGTTAATGTTATGGTATGCATctgttttcaatgaaaacaaCTTTTCACAAATTATGACTGATCCTTGTAAACCTCAGTCTTAACTTCTGACACgcaaaatgtatattttcaggTTCTGTCAATCTGATATAACAATTTGTTCTATTTGTTTTGGAGATATTTAATTCCTGCACATATCTAAAGCAGTTCTTTTCCAAGTCTTTGGATACATTATTAGGGCTTGTATCCACAACCAATTTGAAATATTCTCCGTAgatctaaaaaataattgacgTCAATAGAGAAAGGGATCTTGTACTCTAAAGTCGCTATTAAATAATTTCCAAAATTTCATTAACTTATTTTTAGCTATTAATTATACAACAAAtaatatatctaatatatataattgtgcGTAAGGGAGTGGAATAATTACATATCTGCGGCAGAACTTGGCACAGTGTGTATTATCTTAAGTATAAACgctttccattaaaaaaaaaatcaaatgaggGGAATGATAAAACAATAGCGCGTGTTCGATTCGAGTTTTTGCAGATACATCTAAttattgcagatttttttttcgaatgtAACAAAATCTTCataattaaaaaccaaaatgaCAGGAACCAACAGAAAACAAGGATAACGATAAAAAACAAAGCATCAGATATCATTTTAACCCCACAGTAAAGAGCTTTCTCTCAATGATATGAGCCACTTAACCAGTGTTATTGCATACAAAGAGTTTTACAGCTCAGACATCTGTTTTCGTTTAAAAGCTCATTGATCCCGTGTAGCTTGCTCGTTCATATGATGAATTCATAACTTAACTTATTGTTAGTGGTGTTTTTGTCGGGGCAGATGACTGAAACAGTCACCTCTAAATACAAATAACAAGAGACCTACTTCCACGATTACTGCTGTTCAGTAGCAAAACGAGAGCTTGTACTGGTGTTTAATACGATTTTCATTTACTTCGCAGATCATAAAATACTAAAAACCTTAATACAATAGAAACAGATTTATCATTGTTACTAATATCGAgaaatgtattaacattatGTGCTAAcgttttaattcattaaatggGTTTTTATGATTCTGGCAAAAAACTGCATAatgctgaaataaaaatatctgcGTGGCGTGAcagttttttgaaataaaaccgATTGTACTGATAACAAATGGCAATTTCAACAAGTAGTTCTGAACATTACAGTGCTTATTAACATTCACTGATACTAAGTCCCCTCTTAtccgaattaacaaaaacatttcaagaTGGCAGGCGATAACGGTAATGGAATAAACAGAACCATTAATCAATTTCCAGTGCAAATGTAATGATCAGTATAGTTTCACATGCAACCCAACCTGAAGCAGAAGATTTTgagaatcaaaagaaaaaaacccccataAAACGGTCATATATAAATAAGTTGAACTATTTGGTTGTCGTTTTACACCAATGagaacaaataatttaattgtcTTAGAGATATGCAAACAGTAAATAAATCCCCAGTTCAGTTCTaaggtttttaatttttccatttaaaaCAATCGTGCTGGTTTCTTAATCTGGTGAAAGACTTTACCCTAATCAATATGTGGTACATGCTAAATCACTGCTTTTGTACAAGATTTCACCACAGAATACAGGGACACAAGGGAGCAAGTCAGTGACTCTACAAATGGCGGCACGATAGTGGTGGGAGTTCGTGCCAAGTTGTCGAGTTATAAATTACAAGTCAAAACCCAGTCCTAAAACACTGATGAACCAATGCATAACATTCAGTTTTATTggtaatgttttaaaagaagatgggtgaatgaggcgtgtaaaatgcccatacacggtcggacaagctattaacaaattaaaatatcaataaatctgatatattttaaaaaaaaaccgatttaaaacaatatatatttaacatatcattgatttgtaacctataaatatgttcaatacttggaatatgtcgcctcaaacaggcgtatacgtatcaaatcctgcaaatagtgtcattttttagaacttcaaagCATTTTCTTTCAtggagtgggtctgtgctccatatttttctcataatcttattaaggtctaatggaaaacaaaccgatttcagttaacaaaaatgttgagagatgacccactgaacattaaaaatatcattttgtgtcCTAACAAtggaacattttgaaaaaataatacaagtcagTAAATTCATGGCTAAAGTCACACATAGTATTTAAACAGTGTGCTTTactgtgtctgaaatggctcagtggttagagcacctgaTATAAACTAACCTTAAATATATAGGGTTTTTgtgttacgggttcgataccaccaaaatttaaagcaattttttttcttatcgtttgttaaatattttaaaaactgaatatagttagaaattgtgcttttgaaaacttgtattgtaatatatttgaatagatttaattggaattttttttattcaaaatgtatTTCACGACtgaaccgaatgggcatttgcgctatcttatcCCCCGTCTTCTTTTCGGAGAACACGCCATATtgcgtctctctctctctctctctctctctctctctctctcgtttaaCTCTCaatacatttactttaaaatatattaagcattcaacattttttaaaaacattatatgaaagctttttgtttatcattttttgcaGTCCTTTCACTGGTGGCGAGCGTACTGTCACTTACACAGATAGCATACGACCGCTTCTTTGGAATCGTGTTTGCCTTAAGAGCCCGGATGACAGAAAGAAGAGCTAGTATTTCTTTGGTCATTATCTGGATTTTCTCTATCATTGTTGCGTTGCCTGTTCTCATCTACCGACAACTGAAGAGCAGAGAATGGCTGGACCATACAGAACGGTGGTGCGACGACGATTGGCCAGTAGAGGAGGAAGTGGTGGGTAATTTCACCAGAACCACCATGCCTTTAAGGACAGCGTACTTTGTTTCTGTATCGGTGGTGCTGTACTTTATCCCAATGGTGGTTATGTCCCTTGCGTATGGCGTTAttatactaaaattgaaaaCGACGCATATTCCTGGAGAGATAATGGATAAAAGAGACGAACAACAGGCCAAAACAAAACGAAAGGTTCTGTATAGATGGTGATACCTTGATTTCATACTTCAATGTGTTCATACAAAATTTGGTGTGTTTAGAAATTCAATAACGCAGTATCTCTATATTTAAGATATTATCTTGTAATTGTCTAATTTCGTCCTTTGAATACAGAGTATTGCGtacaattgtatttattttcactATCAGATTTGACGAAATCTAAAACAGGATTGTCTGTAAACGCAATGGCAAAATATAACGCATAGATCAGAAAAACATCCATTGGTAAACATCTCCGATTCATGGAGTTTTTGATCCGGGCCAAATCCACAGAATATCGAAaacaatgtaaaatgtataagtcactgataatttttctttatttaggtaaataacaaatattgatttttgcGATACATACTTGTATCTCTATAAAAGGTTTGTAGTTTAGTCaattattttcagtgaaattaaaaatcttaattgaTGTTTACATTGATACTATACAGCAGCATTTGATTTACCAATATATATGTAGTGATCACGCCTTATAGTGTATTTGTTGAAAAATGCAGTCAAAAGCTGATGGTAACAGAATTACCGGTAGATTCAATGGATAATACTCTTAGAGCCGAAAGACCAGTTTTAGGCCAGCGTGCCATTATCAAATTAGTATATATGTTTTTCTgaaataattcatatatttaaatCAGTGGTTTATTAGTTATTTTCGTTTTGGGCGaagttacatgtacacagcTCCAAAATCTTCAATACCCCACGTAGGACTGACTGTTCCGTTATTTTGCAAGCGCTATGATTTTGTGGGTAATATTGTGATATTTGATTACAGATCATAATTATGCTGATCACCATTCTGGCTGTCTTCTGTGTATGTTGGCTGCCATGTCAGGTCATGTTACTCTATACAGAGCTCCGGGGCAACAGAAGTAAGGTAAAATCAACAAGAAACAACAGGTGTGACACACAGTAAgaacaaatatcaataaatacaaaacTGTATAGCCAAATTCAACAACCTGTTTCAACTCAATGAGTTACGTATGGTTAAATCCGAGTTCCTCTATCAGATTTCTTTGATGGAAACTTGACGCGATATTTATGTACTTGGTGTGATATGCAGTAAGAAGAAGaaccaaaataaacaaataactgATTACCCGAATAGTACAAACTATTTCAACTCATCTGGTAACGTATGGTTAAAGCAGAATTCCTCAGATTTTCCTGCTAGAAACTTGACGCGATATCTGTGATAAAGAATTGCATCGGGTTAAGCTGAGCGTAACTAATAATTCAAATTCATGATACAACGGCTCAAAACTAGATTAAAAGAACTTAAGGAAATAATCCTTCAATCCTTGTTATTCATTTCGGCCTCCAGTCGATGATCTTGTTGCTCAGTTTGTTTCACTCTGCagattgtattttgttttcccaAGTTAAAAGAATCTTAAATCAACTTTGAAATTAGTTCATCACTTAGGCCTTTTAATGAACAAACTTCAGACAACTGGGAATTTTTGACGCAGTATCGTTTTTTGGTAATGAATTTTCGTGGAAGGGTTTCATGACGTTTGTGAATATGAAATCGAAAgacaaagacattttaaaagacAAAAGCTATTATATTGTGTACAGTTAGCCCCTATATAGCTAGCGCCATTTGTTGGGAGAGGGTGTTAAATCATGAATCGCTAACATTGTATTTGGAATTGTGTTTGTATGTTGGTGTACAAGATCTTGTAAGCagtttcgaaaaaaaaaattaacacttcGAAGCATTACGCtaatttttccaaaatctttTTAGTCAATCCCTATCCATTTACAAAGTGAATTATTTCTAAAGATATCCGACCTAAACGAGGACATGTAAATCAAATTCTATGTACTgttaacaacaaaaaacaacaattaacaaatgaatgaattcactttatttatattcaaagcCCAATCAACACAAATTTCAAGCCTGAATTGAACGCTTTGCACGTcgattttttgtttgatttgtaaatacatgtatcagctaATCTTTCAAGTACATTCCATATATGTGGTGATAAGTAATATTCTATATTAGTACATATACCATTTTATTTGGTCATTGATAAGACACTGAGAATTTCAATATCTTGTtaccaagttttttttttttttaatttcttttcataCTCCGTGACGACGAGTGCCGTATGGCTGTTTAGAAGCATTTTAGCAAGGCCTTGGATTTTCGGTTTGACGTAACTATCTTTTCCTTGCGTCAAAACCAGTTTAAAATGACGCTGTTTGGAAgtttgcgtagtcttagctcaacaACCAGACAAATATTGTTGACTTCAAAGAGCCATGTCTGAgtggccaacaatgaaatagacaggcttacgtcacattgctgtttgacacaataCCCAAAGTTCaagcttttgttaaaatggttctgttGCATTATGAACCCTCAATGAACTCGGCCCGTCTATTGTGTCATTCCATGTAGTTCAAGCAACCTCAATAAAGCTTATATTATTTGACCATAAAACATAAATACGCCATCTTTGCTTGTTGCTAAGGTGACACGGCAGCTCTTGCGAACAATTCAAGTCATGACAAtagtgatgtacatgtatatgaattatttttgacCAATAGTCTCCGCTTTGAAAAGCAATGggtgattgattttttttccaggtTACCTTACGATCCATTATGTAGTAAAAGTGGctaattttcacaaaaaaggTATTTAatcatcgtcggaacccacgggttttctatcctTTACACCGCAacagtgtaacggatagaaaacccgtgggttccgacgatggTATTTAATGAGTGATCAGTGATAGAAGCAGTGCCTACAAATGTTAACATGATGATCATTATAAATCAACATCCAGACGTTTCAACCCTCTTgccaaaaataagaataaatgtatgatttgCTTGGTAAACTCAAATTGTTTTAGAAAAAGGTTAGTTTTTGtaacatttataaatttaaatatttattttctttggcTTTCAATATGCTGCAGACGTCAGCATTAAGTATGTACTGATATTTTGTCTTCAATATCCTTACATACAGTTAAATTTTCACCTGCCTATTGTACAACCTGTTTCTTTTCAATtgtatctttcaaaatttaacTGGTTACTTATGATTTAAGCTTCGACATCTAAGACAGCTAAAATTTGTTCTTATAATTGTGTCATgttgtaattttgaatttaccggttggcagtaaatacaaaatttacaacatgacaacttgtaaattttgtgtttttactgccacccggtaaattcaaaatttacatgacaaTTGCCTAAGTTATCACCCGATGTTTAAATTCGCGCGATTATCAAGCAAAATTTAATCGTACCTAAATGTGATTACTTTTTGAGCTAGATGTTTAAATCTAACCTTTTAAAGAATTGTCGAAGATTTTGTcgaaactgataaaaaaaaaatgtttgttttggaATATTACATAGCAATAGAGTTTTGAAAACTTAGTCATGTATCCGTTTATCGCTGAATTTACTGTGCTCTAAAATAGTTTCAATTCGTTGATCAATATGGATTTCTTACTTTTGGCTGCCGCAAATTCAACATTAGGTAATTTGTACATTAATATCATAACATAGTTTTGTCACAGGGGTTCAGAGAAAGGCCATACTTAAGGAAGAGGTATAGACATACTTGTACTTAAATGTCAATTCAGAACATAAATGTCCATTTTATTGAAAGgatcgaaaattttaaaatcaaatgtttattaaggtcttccgtttccaacggaagaccttattgttttcgtacgatttctttttccctattattattattaaggtcttccgtcttcagcggaagaccttactgtttttctacgcgttctctttcttctatattattattttttttcttggtagtcacccttaatttctcagccatttctcaatcgattttaatgatttttacagggatgatgtcttaggtgaatatctctttgcatcttacttcctgtctaaaaattcacttccgcttttgaattatctccctttttcatgtattttggaacatgatattgtccacgcatctcctcaaaaactgttatagttagggacttgaaatttatttgcaagatagagtggttatagtagatttgcttgcttgttttagatttgaccagaagtcatcattcttgaagctcgcccggaactgaaaatgtcgatgttaaatttttttgacaatttttacgaaatttgagatttgatcactaatatctttcttctaaccaatattttgctaacacatgtagagcatcaaaaatttatctataaaggatctttcaactgacaccaagcaaaagggactgacccctcatattaggggccaagaggggtctaaagtcttttatctatatctctttaatgaaaaatattttgtaatgcattatagaagcaaaaatgtttattttccagttatctacctatatttgttaaaagttttctgatatgttacataatgtGGGTTTTAAAagggctagaagtccaatattttgatcatttatttcttaaaaaggagaaatattttgaaatgcattattgaagagacgatactcagaataatattcgtaataaaatttaaccacaaaagttttgtttaatggtccttataaggagataacgggtggcccctaaaacaatctttcccaaaTATCTCAAAACCAGTAACacatttctaaacacttgttgaacaaaatgtgtttaatattaagggacctgtcattgatatcaagaaaaaggggctagcccctcaaattagatgataagagggatctaaatgtttcaatcaaagctcttatacatatatcagaaaggatgtttcattttatttccaaatcatgtttagctggtaaatagcaaaataaaggtcatgcatgtatctcaaacttgagtgatattgggaatttagtattttccgtttaatatagaagtcaccgacaccccccccccccccccccataaattCAGTTAGTTTAACTGGCCCGATTTTTCTTGATCTTTTATCTCGGACCTTTAgtttcaacttagtaccattctagattactatACTAATTaacagaccaattcgttcattattaacagagttatgaacttttcggcatttgagttttaattgtcGTGTTTggcatgtactgtagaaaaaaattctaactcccgagcccttcactcaatcctcatgaaattttgtgtaaatgtacctcggacctcattctgtttttctgccaaatttgcagcggattgaacaattaaaaagaaatttccgatatcaagccgcgattatagcctgtacggggacttaaaatttacacagtgcaaggaatgtaagcagccgcgtaatatttctgttgcatgtatattccttgttttccgtttagtctgtatctacgatagagtgtgaactacttatgaatgttagaagtgTGGAAAcattaaaggactatatatggtatgggcctaaaatggccccctaaaaggaatatcattattttactgtaattctttgttttctttgtacagatatatatgtcgtGTTTTaacttaatgttcattttgattcaagtgcccacaatttagaaatacggcATTGTAAAGACAGCCTTTCCCcgctatttttgcattttagcataaaaaagcttgttttcaagaagtttttctttcaggaaacatagagcgcatgcttgaaccaacaaaatattttaatcagagatgtatctagccaagactaataagtgacaaaaaatttgtcctggttcaagcatgcgctctatatttcccattcgtaaaaagatgagaaaaatgtcaatttcgactgattttgattgaatttttgaaatagcgtcacttctgacgtcatatactgcaagtgagtgcaaataaatcaaacaaataggtgaaaaatatattttatatgaactcttctaaattataacataacattttattgtaaccgaaatactttaaaaaatggtgaattatgggggccaaatttaactcttatcatatatagttctttatattgaataaatttacgtgttactgatttcgttatttctacatttataaagattttatcaatcctgttgatataaaacagtcaaacgtaatagtaaacgacacaaaaaaaatctctacactgaaatacatgtgttaaatgcatcagtcattgttttaggacttcccctaattgtcgttaaccgaatccgagatccacacctcaaaattctactttcgatttatttacgacgaaaatcaagctcggtccttttcatccccctccagacacaaacacgcatcaatatttcaaatgacctcgcactgttaccaaacctgagaagtgagacatcttacacgttgtttttcatctcatacaaaactTCAGgtcctgtcccgggcggaaacgccccaaattcaaagagaaaatcgggaattatttcgcgtcagccatgttttgacgtgaaccttcaatGATATATAGACTGGCAATGCATGTCTAATATGCGCGATATATATTTCGTACGatagagacagaggaccagtcttcgatgaaatactgttatgataCTGTTAAGGCTGTGTGTTCGAGTCTCCCCGGaaccaagatttgttctttctctctatttccttctctccattttttttactttctaactaaaatattcaacataaaggggttgttggactgaagtacagtgtgaaaaacactcttccattaagatttatacaaaaacagtcttttattattaaggtcttccgtcttaaGCGGAAGACCctactgtttttctacgcgttctcattcttctatactattaaggtcttccgttttgaacggaaaaccttattgttattgcattgtttctttttccctattcttctataattatattttttttcttacaaattttgtgcacgcaagatctcaaaaactactcaatttatttttatgaaacttttcgATCTAATAGATGATGATGTGAACCgtgttgcaattttttttattcatgaagTCACTTCAGGTTTTGAGATATAGTCGTTTCATCGATTTTCAGAGAGGTATTTTGTCAGCAGTACTCCTCTTAAACTATAGCAGatatatatttgaatgtttCAGTGATGGTAGACGGAAGATTAAAATTGTGCATGaaggtttaaaatcatttcgatcgcaaaaagcgccgaagctcgcctggacccgaacattgagattaaacaaatatcataattttttctggttttctttgtttatctgaaaaatattttgttaaaacatataatgttaaatttttttatatttataagaccttttatttgatatcaagacaaaggggctggcccctcaaattaagggaaCAAAGGGCTCTCAAGTctttcatctacatgtattgcCCCTTTACTgggatatattttgtgaaagattatagaagcaaatatgtttatcttacagttatgtatccaagtagtgtaatgattttataatgtgttacgtaattaagggtttttaggggtcaacaatccaaaactttgataaccaatatctcagaaaggaaaatatttttaaatgcagtatagaagaaaagatactcaaaatgaTCTACTAAACAATATGGAgtcttcaaaattttgttaaacgacccctataaggagataagggatcggcccctaaaacgctctttctgagatatctcaagaatggtaacaaatttctatacacttgttgaacaaaatatctttaaaattaaatgacttttcatttgatacgagaaaaaagagaaaaatgtttTCCACCAAAGCTCTTAcatctaaaacaaaatagtatttgtcccttagaatgtagactttttcttatattttaaatcacgtTTAGCCGTTTAGCCGTTTAATTGCAAATCCAAGgtcgtacatgtatttcaagttCTAAAAcacacggaagacctcctcgttgctcgcaacgagatcttgtctagttatttttcttttttttcttacaatttttgtgcacgcgatttctcaaaaacgactaggtcaattttcatgaaactttcagatctgttAGATAATAATCTAAACCTGataggttttttattatattgataacgtcacttccgtttttgagaaattgacgTTTTAACGATTTTTAGGGGGGTTGCTTGTCCGTGGAACTTCTCATAAACGATAAAAGATATcaagttcaaactttcagggatagtagacaaaagattgtagatttgtaattttattttcattttgatctggcttgaaaggcgccgaagctcgcctggaaccgaaaattgaaatgaaaaaaagtcgtaattttttgtggttttctttgattatctcttttctgaaaaatattttgttaagacatgtaatgtaaaaaaagtttcaatttacatgaccttttctttgaaatcaagaaaagggggctggcccctcaaataaggggaccatagggctctaaagtctttaatctgtagccctttactgagagatattttgtgaaatgttatagaagcaaatgtgtttatcttatagttatgtattcaggcaatgtaatgattttatcatgtgttacgtaattaagggtttttaggggccaaaatttcgatcacccatatctcagaaaggaaaaatattttgtaatgcagtacagaagaaaagttgttcaaaatgatgttcttaacaaaatgcaaccttcaaaatttcgttaaacggcccctataaggaaaTAAGgtaccggcccctaaaaccttctttctc
This portion of the Magallana gigas chromosome 7, xbMagGiga1.1, whole genome shotgun sequence genome encodes:
- the LOC105329882 gene encoding substance-P receptor isoform X1, whose protein sequence is METTMDDDLKNFPYEKFPYGGVIKEVPVWEMVVKSVIYGIITISSLFGNVLIIVIVMKNKTMKTVTNYYIVNLAVADLMVTLTCTWVTLVDNLTEGWILGAFFCKLNTFTKVLSLVASVLSLTQIAYDRFFGIVFALRARMTERRASISLVIIWIFSIIVALPVLIYRQLKSREWLDHTERWCDDDWPVEEEVVGNFTRTTMPLRTAYFVSVSVVLYFIPMVVMSLAYGVIILKLKTTHIPGEIMDKRDEQQAKTKRKIIIMLITILAVFCVCWLPCQVMLLYTELRGNRSKLDDWYYHFEFAAYTMAYSNSVLNPIIYAGFNENFKQGLSNIWRRLSGDPGRRLTHVYNTYSETTYTAV
- the LOC105329882 gene encoding substance-P receptor isoform X2; its protein translation is METTMDDDLKNFPYEKFPYGGVIKEVPVWEMVVKSVIYGIITISSLFGNVLIIVIVMKNKTMKTVTNYYIVNLAVADLMVTLTCTWVTLVDNLTEGWILGAFFCKLNTFTKVLSLVASVLSLTQIAYDRFFGIVFALRARMTERRASISLVIIWIFSIIVALPVLIYRQLKSREWLDHTERWCDDDWPVEEEVVGNFTRTTMPLRTAYFVSVSVVLYFIPMVVMSLAYGVIILKLKTTHIPGEIMDKRDEQQAKTKRKIIIMLITILAVFCVCWLPCQVMLLYTELRGNRSKLDDWYYHFEFAAYTMAYSNSVLNPIIYAGFNENFKQGFEHYRIDRHDTQRNKSLRSVEHLASLVR